From Ignavibacteria bacterium, one genomic window encodes:
- a CDS encoding phosphatidylglycerophosphatase A, translated as MKNNFFIKLFGSGFYTGYIPFAPGTFGSLAALIIYYLIPGFEMPYVLIPMIIIFAFIGIKAGDRFEVIYGKKDPSQCTIDEVVGMWISLLFVPKTFNYVILSFVIWRIFDIIKPSPARNAEKLHGGLGIMLDDIIAAVYSCILVHLIIFLF; from the coding sequence ATGAAAAATAATTTTTTTATAAAGCTCTTTGGTTCAGGCTTTTATACCGGCTACATCCCGTTTGCGCCGGGGACCTTCGGAAGCCTGGCTGCACTCATTATTTACTACCTTATCCCGGGCTTTGAGATGCCGTACGTGCTGATCCCGATGATAATTATTTTTGCTTTCATAGGGATTAAGGCCGGCGACAGGTTTGAGGTCATCTACGGGAAAAAGGATCCGTCGCAGTGTACAATTGATGAAGTTGTGGGGATGTGGATTTCATTGCTCTTTGTGCCGAAGACGTTTAATTATGTGATTTTAAGCTTTGTTATTTGGAGAATTTTTGATATAATTAAACCATCCCCGGCCAGAAATGCCGAGAAGCTTCATGGCGGTCTCGGTATTATGCTTGATGATATTATAGCAGCAGTTTATTCTTGTATTCTTGTTCATTTAATTATTTTTCTTTTTTAG
- the pgsA gene encoding CDP-diacylglycerol--glycerol-3-phosphate 3-phosphatidyltransferase, with amino-acid sequence MVLPNQLTVLRIILTPVFLFLFISDNPLMKQMSLAVFIIAAVTDWYDGWLARKFNYITNWGKFMDPLADKILTSTAFFAFVFLGVLEMWMVVVIVFRDFMVTFLRLYADTKGESMTTSYMAKWKTFIQMAFIYYLLAVYTLQTVGWIYKGNEHIFRMLMDQRLINVCMLIITILTIYTGVAYLFTNRKLLGRFFSDEK; translated from the coding sequence ATGGTATTACCAAATCAACTGACCGTTCTGAGAATTATACTAACCCCGGTATTCCTCTTTCTTTTCATCTCAGACAACCCGCTGATGAAACAGATGTCGCTTGCCGTCTTTATCATTGCGGCTGTTACCGACTGGTACGACGGCTGGCTTGCCCGCAAGTTTAACTATATAACGAACTGGGGGAAGTTTATGGATCCCCTGGCCGACAAGATTCTGACCTCGACGGCATTCTTTGCTTTTGTATTCCTTGGAGTGCTGGAGATGTGGATGGTTGTGGTTATTGTCTTCCGCGACTTTATGGTCACTTTCCTCAGGCTCTATGCCGATACGAAAGGGGAGTCGATGACGACGAGCTATATGGCAAAATGGAAGACATTCATTCAGATGGCTTTTATATATTACCTTCTGGCAGTATATACGCTTCAGACCGTGGGGTGGATCTATAAAGGCAATGAGCATATATTCAGGATGCTTATGGATCAAAGGCTCATTAATGTCTGCATGCTTATTATAACAATTCTTACCATTTATACAGGTGTTGCATACCTTTTTACAAACAGGAAGCTCCTGGGAAGGTTTTTTTCAGATGAAAAATAA
- a CDS encoding DUF971 domain-containing protein, with protein sequence MAPIQIKIKEKKYLYIKWQDSTESSVRLTSLRRICPCAMCSEERLKQGKDYIPIYNDDQVAVLNVKMVGYYGINVHWKDGHKLGIYEYDLLRRIAEQQR encoded by the coding sequence ATGGCTCCAATTCAAATTAAGATCAAAGAAAAGAAATATTTGTATATAAAGTGGCAGGACTCAACGGAGAGTTCTGTCCGTCTTACCAGCTTAAGGCGTATATGTCCCTGTGCCATGTGCAGTGAGGAAAGGCTTAAACAGGGTAAGGATTATATTCCGATTTACAATGATGACCAGGTAGCCGTCCTGAATGTCAAAATGGTCGGCTACTACGGCATAAATGTTCATTGGAAGGACGGGCATAAGCTGGGAATTTATGAGTACGATTTATTAAGAAGAATAGCCGAACAGCAGCGGTAA
- a CDS encoding phosphoribosylaminoimidazolesuccinocarboxamide synthase, translating into MQTDVLLQGNFPNLKLVKQGKVREIYDLGEYFLFVVTDRLSAFDVIMSQGIPYKGEVLNKISEFWFNYTKDIIPNHLVSTNIKDFPKECLDYAKELEGRSMLVKKAEVIPIECIVRGYITGSGWNDYLKTGKVSGIELPKGLQESEKLPEPIFTPSTKAEIGEHDENITNERAREIAGEDVYNKIKNASVAIYKAASDYALSKGIIIADTKMEFGVYDGEVILVDELLTPDSSRFWPLDKYSKGKTQESYDKQFVRDYLLSIGFNKQPPPPPLPEDVIRVTSEKYLEALNKLTGNK; encoded by the coding sequence ATGCAGACTGATGTTCTACTTCAGGGAAATTTTCCCAATCTCAAACTCGTAAAGCAGGGGAAAGTTAGAGAGATCTACGACCTTGGTGAATACTTCTTATTTGTTGTTACCGATAGACTTTCTGCATTTGATGTGATTATGTCTCAGGGCATCCCCTACAAGGGCGAGGTATTAAATAAAATTTCCGAATTCTGGTTCAACTATACAAAAGATATCATTCCGAACCACCTGGTTTCTACAAACATAAAGGATTTTCCGAAGGAATGTCTGGACTATGCCAAAGAGCTCGAAGGACGCTCGATGCTGGTTAAGAAAGCCGAGGTCATCCCGATCGAGTGCATAGTAAGAGGATACATTACAGGTTCCGGGTGGAATGATTACCTTAAGACGGGTAAAGTTTCGGGTATAGAGCTCCCGAAAGGATTGCAGGAATCGGAAAAGCTGCCGGAGCCGATTTTTACGCCTTCTACAAAGGCCGAAATCGGTGAGCATGATGAAAACATTACAAATGAAAGGGCCAGGGAAATTGCAGGCGAGGATGTTTATAACAAGATAAAAAATGCCTCTGTTGCAATATATAAAGCAGCATCGGATTATGCCCTTAGTAAAGGGATCATAATTGCCGACACGAAAATGGAATTCGGCGTCTATGACGGAGAGGTAATTTTAGTTGATGAGCTTCTTACACCGGATTCCTCCAGGTTCTGGCCGCTGGATAAGTATTCAAAGGGAAAGACTCAGGAGAGCTACGACAAGCAGTTCGTACGCGATTATCTTCTTTCCATAGGGTTTAATAAACAGCCTCCTCCGCCTCCTCTTCCGGAAGATGTTATCAGGGTTACGAGTGAAAAGTACCTGGAGGCGCTCAATAAATTAACAGGGAATAAATAG
- the msrA gene encoding peptide-methionine (S)-S-oxide reductase MsrA has protein sequence MNSQDNYEVATFGEGCFWCTEAVFQRLEGVISVESGYSGGTVKDPSYLEVCSGRTGHAEVSRITFDPKKISFDELLEVFFKTHDPTTLNRQGADAGPQYRSVIFYHNDEQKRKAEEYKNKLEAEKIFDDPIVTEIAPAKEFYKAEEYHQNYYNHNPAQPYCTFVITPKIGKFRQIFAGKLKKDGEP, from the coding sequence ATGAATTCTCAGGATAATTATGAAGTTGCTACGTTCGGTGAAGGATGCTTCTGGTGTACGGAAGCGGTGTTTCAGAGGCTTGAAGGTGTCATTAGTGTTGAAAGCGGTTACTCGGGCGGAACGGTTAAGGACCCATCCTATCTGGAGGTTTGTTCCGGGAGAACAGGCCACGCCGAAGTAAGCCGCATTACATTCGATCCAAAGAAAATTTCATTTGATGAACTGCTGGAGGTTTTCTTCAAAACCCACGATCCCACAACCTTAAACCGCCAGGGGGCAGACGCAGGTCCGCAGTATAGATCGGTTATTTTCTATCATAACGATGAACAAAAGCGCAAAGCCGAAGAATATAAAAATAAACTTGAGGCTGAGAAAATATTTGATGATCCGATAGTTACAGAGATCGCTCCTGCAAAGGAATTCTATAAGGCAGAGGAGTATCATCAGAATTATTACAACCACAATCCCGCGCAGCCTTACTGCACGTTTGTTATAACGCCGAAAATAGGAAAGTTCAGGCAGATATTTGCCGGAAAGCTTAAGAAGGACGGGGAGCCATAA
- a CDS encoding tetratricopeptide repeat protein, with the protein MKLLNLIVSFFSKLGRRKSRIVSKGKTDAPKAPDAVSFFRSGIQNYSSTRYHAAIGDFTQAIAIRSNFHQAFYNRGLSRLKIDDNQGANLDFSKAIEIHPVYAKAYMNRGIAKNRLGDPEGAQGDFLKSVEIDPKLYPLFTVRKIKVVKTKQAGGEDAAPEKPKRAVLKNESFKALSSDEAEERQFQGAENEIEEEGFMKPLAFESEKDEFSSLTPVEEEESEASSEKYDSGDEEEDASKENVFEEQASEDDFSKLMSMEIEKELLQELTGITDEKKAEDYSKGRPVNNQAKGEDAPGKDKTGFKAEEITRPEKQEKVGNKCDPAEPGDSDEEINMLLQYSEDIFDESELAKYIDKAEETSEKLAGSVAEASDSEIPEGRENNAADAFDPAIFEQGATFELPEHNEIKRIITETLPDSRLNYARGFFYRAKLKQDAGDLAGAVLDYTNAIEFHPKFSQAYLQRGITASELNELADAIADYSKSIEYSHRNPVAYYNRALANQKSGKNREALADFTKAIIFEPRNPQLYLLRGMLRHEMGQTRSAFSDWVRADLLGSKQARELLLKYVLKAKNNKGNTPKG; encoded by the coding sequence GTGAAGCTTCTAAACTTAATTGTCTCTTTTTTTTCAAAGCTTGGCCGCAGAAAGAGTAGAATTGTATCTAAGGGTAAAACTGACGCACCCAAGGCACCGGATGCAGTAAGCTTTTTCAGAAGCGGAATTCAAAACTATAGCTCCACCAGGTACCATGCAGCCATAGGAGACTTCACGCAGGCTATTGCAATCCGCAGTAATTTCCACCAGGCATTTTATAACAGGGGGTTATCAAGATTAAAAATCGACGATAACCAGGGAGCAAACCTCGACTTTTCAAAAGCCATTGAAATTCATCCTGTTTATGCAAAGGCATACATGAACAGGGGAATTGCAAAAAACAGGCTGGGCGACCCAGAGGGAGCGCAAGGGGACTTCCTGAAATCTGTTGAAATAGATCCAAAGCTTTATCCGCTCTTCACTGTCAGGAAAATAAAGGTTGTTAAGACTAAACAGGCCGGAGGCGAAGACGCAGCGCCAGAAAAGCCAAAGCGCGCAGTACTGAAGAATGAATCCTTTAAAGCCCTTTCTTCTGATGAAGCTGAGGAAAGGCAGTTCCAAGGAGCAGAAAATGAGATTGAAGAGGAAGGATTCATGAAACCTCTTGCATTTGAATCTGAAAAGGATGAGTTTTCTTCGCTTACTCCCGTTGAGGAAGAAGAAAGTGAAGCTTCATCAGAGAAGTATGATTCTGGAGATGAAGAAGAGGATGCCTCTAAAGAAAATGTCTTTGAGGAACAAGCTTCTGAAGATGATTTCAGCAAACTGATGAGTATGGAAATTGAGAAGGAGCTTCTTCAGGAATTGACTGGAATAACAGATGAAAAAAAGGCAGAAGATTATTCTAAAGGCCGCCCCGTGAATAATCAGGCAAAGGGTGAGGATGCTCCCGGCAAGGATAAGACAGGTTTTAAGGCTGAAGAAATAACAAGGCCTGAAAAACAGGAAAAGGTAGGAAATAAATGCGATCCGGCAGAGCCCGGGGATTCTGATGAAGAAATTAATATGCTCTTGCAGTATAGCGAAGACATTTTTGATGAAAGTGAGTTGGCTAAATATATTGATAAGGCGGAAGAGACGTCTGAGAAGCTGGCAGGCAGTGTGGCTGAAGCTTCAGATAGTGAAATACCGGAGGGGAGGGAAAATAATGCCGCTGATGCTTTTGATCCGGCTATATTCGAGCAGGGAGCAACCTTTGAGCTGCCTGAGCATAATGAAATTAAAAGGATAATTACAGAGACTCTTCCCGACAGCAGGTTAAACTATGCCAGGGGGTTTTTCTACAGGGCAAAATTGAAACAGGACGCGGGAGACTTGGCGGGTGCCGTCCTGGATTATACAAACGCAATTGAGTTCCATCCCAAGTTTTCGCAGGCCTATCTGCAGAGGGGAATTACGGCATCCGAATTAAATGAACTGGCGGACGCAATAGCGGATTATTCAAAGTCGATTGAATACAGCCATCGGAATCCCGTGGCATATTACAACAGGGCACTTGCAAATCAGAAGTCGGGGAAGAACCGTGAAGCCTTGGCGGATTTTACAAAGGCAATTATATTTGAGCCTAGGAATCCGCAGCTTTATCTTTTACGCGGTATGCTGCGCCATGAAATGGGGCAGACCCGTTCAGCTTTCTCGGATTGGGTCAGGGCAGATCTACTGGGATCAAAGCAGGCCAGGGAGCTTCTGCTTAAATACGTCCTGAAGGCAAAGAACAACAAAGGCAACACACCGAAAGGGTAA
- a CDS encoding helix-turn-helix transcriptional regulator: MAIRVNLDVMMAKRKMSLTELADRVGITMANLSILKTEKAKAIRFSTLDAICSVLKCQPGDILEYTPDEEIKAQDSKSN; encoded by the coding sequence ATGGCAATAAGAGTAAATCTTGACGTAATGATGGCAAAAAGAAAAATGTCGCTGACTGAGCTGGCAGACAGGGTAGGCATTACAATGGCAAATCTTTCCATACTGAAAACAGAGAAAGCGAAAGCCATCAGGTTTTCAACACTGGATGCCATCTGCAGTGTGCTTAAATGCCAGCCCGGGGATATTCTTGAATACACGCCGGATGAAGAAATAAAAGCACAGGATTCGAAATCCAATTAA
- a CDS encoding DUF2975 domain-containing protein, with amino-acid sequence MDLLLSNLKAGRITYYVYNVVLAILIFTVLMALLTYPYKKFVLKNTVVDVEVNLKNRDFHGVIKTADSTYSALTITEGEFYMTPQNFWVYLLGESKLLLIVAAGFIGVWNWRKMAKRIKEDKIFDADNSRILRLIAVMAMIIPVLFAVRLYLLNQYIPDNLIINGFKVIKQDPFNMRPILRGVFIGLVFLAISNAFRQGRKIKEENELTV; translated from the coding sequence ATGGACCTCTTGTTAAGCAATCTGAAAGCCGGCAGAATTACTTATTATGTCTATAACGTGGTGCTGGCAATACTGATTTTTACAGTGCTGATGGCCCTGCTGACGTATCCTTATAAGAAGTTTGTGTTAAAGAATACCGTTGTTGACGTAGAGGTTAATCTTAAGAACAGGGATTTTCACGGTGTGATAAAGACTGCCGACTCGACCTATTCCGCGCTCACTATAACGGAGGGGGAGTTTTACATGACTCCGCAGAATTTCTGGGTCTATTTGCTTGGGGAATCAAAACTTTTGTTAATAGTTGCTGCGGGTTTTATTGGAGTATGGAACTGGAGAAAGATGGCTAAGAGAATAAAGGAAGATAAGATCTTTGATGCCGATAACAGCAGAATACTCCGGCTTATAGCCGTTATGGCTATGATAATTCCAGTTTTATTTGCCGTCAGGCTCTATCTGCTTAACCAGTACATTCCCGACAACCTTATCATAAACGGCTTTAAGGTTATAAAACAGGACCCATTTAACATGCGCCCGATTTTACGGGGGGTATTTATTGGTTTAGTGTTCCTGGCCATATCCAATGCATTCAGGCAGGGGCGGAAAATTAAAGAAGAAAATGAATTAACGGTGTAA
- a CDS encoding DUF805 domain-containing protein, translating into MTNPFSFKGSMDKSRYVKTCITAYAIVILSVVFILIPLFSKYPVIKIIMYVFIVASQWAVIAASIRRLHDYGKAGQKDFGLQEDIKLEER; encoded by the coding sequence ATGACAAATCCCTTTAGTTTCAAAGGCAGTATGGACAAGTCCAGGTATGTAAAAACCTGTATAACTGCATACGCAATAGTGATTCTATCGGTAGTATTTATTTTAATACCTTTATTTAGCAAATATCCTGTAATTAAAATTATAATGTATGTTTTTATTGTTGCGTCACAATGGGCTGTAATTGCCGCTTCAATCAGAAGACTTCATGATTATGGAAAGGCCGGGCAAAAAGATTTTGGATTACAAGAAGATATTAAATTAGAGGAAAGATAA
- a CDS encoding T9SS type A sorting domain-containing protein, with the protein MNLLKIFSVLALISSFAFSQTLPPPMVLDVGNIHMKMDAMMGDGGLQSQFSWDLAASNSSSTEIFYWPRDEWKSNMLYQIFNPLVLDDSGIIDIKGIKKLVFAKGDALTNYGKTVWAQETRRYRPPVVIVDGNVLSKPYTWKVDPNLKSDIKIEFEDMLEQFGLRSHVEIYAFSNPLLSDFFIWKATHKFTGEQALPSDTANYKVKLPDQTIRFWWPISFSFGPTKAGERYALGAFSYEGEDDYDSWIKVPSKLGGARDSLYIAYYRDANNPQAQPFTNGSQDDTGDPDRTTGHLYSTQVPGFTLLHADKSYQDHSDDRTQPYSMAHASIETDLWGDHSIGIKKTYLGTDEGGRFPVEPPKNSGVAYQKGPMRFITSGPYELTKNSAQNRYDSLTFVYAVGAGSIGWKAADSVGRLWLNSKITDAEKEAWVLKGRDSLQQTLDRANWTWDRMTRNASIPAPPPPPDIEIKSGKEFITVKWSYPDGSYFKDAVTGVDDWNAWRVYRKAGAMLTNDPLDQKNGEIWKLVYETTDRNTLKFEDTNVVKGNEYYYAVTAIDNGTQNTVSPFTGMRLESSRFINMSTWSAVVGVDPSDVKPEMHFTYALRQNYPNPFNPATTLVYQIPQSDKVVLKVFDVLGREVATLVNQEQKAGEHSVRFDGSALPSGIYIYSIQAGQFRYSRKLMLLK; encoded by the coding sequence TTGAATTTACTGAAAATCTTTTCTGTTTTGGCTCTTATTTCATCATTTGCCTTTTCCCAGACTTTACCTCCGCCAATGGTGCTTGATGTGGGAAACATTCACATGAAAATGGATGCTATGATGGGGGACGGCGGACTGCAGAGCCAGTTCAGCTGGGACCTGGCAGCCAGTAATTCTTCATCAACAGAAATATTTTACTGGCCGAGAGATGAGTGGAAATCCAATATGCTCTACCAGATATTTAATCCTCTGGTCCTTGACGACAGCGGTATAATTGATATCAAGGGAATAAAGAAACTGGTGTTTGCAAAAGGAGATGCATTAACGAATTATGGGAAAACTGTATGGGCACAGGAGACCCGCAGGTACCGCCCGCCTGTAGTTATAGTTGACGGGAATGTTTTAAGCAAGCCCTACACGTGGAAAGTGGATCCTAACCTAAAGTCGGACATTAAAATTGAATTTGAAGACATGCTGGAGCAGTTCGGATTACGCAGCCACGTGGAAATCTATGCTTTCAGCAACCCGCTTCTCTCGGATTTCTTCATCTGGAAGGCCACGCACAAGTTTACAGGTGAACAGGCGCTTCCTTCAGACACTGCAAACTATAAGGTTAAACTTCCCGACCAGACTATACGCTTCTGGTGGCCGATCTCCTTCAGCTTCGGCCCTACTAAGGCAGGGGAACGCTATGCCTTAGGAGCTTTCAGCTATGAAGGTGAAGATGACTACGACAGCTGGATAAAAGTTCCATCGAAGTTAGGCGGAGCCCGCGATAGCCTTTATATTGCTTACTACAGGGACGCAAATAATCCCCAAGCACAGCCTTTTACTAACGGCTCACAAGATGACACGGGTGATCCTGACAGAACAACAGGCCACCTGTATTCAACTCAGGTACCGGGTTTTACGCTTCTGCATGCGGACAAGAGCTATCAGGATCATTCTGATGACAGAACTCAGCCCTATTCAATGGCTCATGCCAGCATAGAGACAGATCTCTGGGGCGACCATTCAATTGGTATAAAAAAAACCTATCTCGGAACAGATGAAGGAGGCCGCTTTCCTGTTGAGCCCCCAAAGAATTCCGGTGTGGCTTATCAGAAAGGCCCTATGAGATTTATAACATCCGGCCCATATGAGCTTACAAAAAATTCGGCCCAGAACAGATACGACTCGCTAACTTTCGTTTATGCCGTCGGTGCCGGAAGCATTGGCTGGAAGGCTGCCGACTCTGTAGGAAGGCTCTGGCTCAATAGTAAAATAACTGATGCCGAAAAAGAGGCATGGGTACTGAAAGGCCGCGATTCACTTCAGCAGACCTTGGACAGGGCTAACTGGACGTGGGACCGCATGACCAGGAATGCTTCCATTCCTGCACCCCCTCCACCTCCGGATATTGAGATTAAATCGGGGAAAGAATTCATTACTGTAAAGTGGAGCTATCCCGACGGTTCATACTTTAAGGATGCAGTGACGGGTGTTGACGACTGGAATGCATGGCGAGTTTACAGGAAAGCGGGGGCAATGCTTACAAATGATCCCCTGGACCAGAAAAACGGGGAAATCTGGAAACTGGTCTACGAAACTACCGACAGGAATACGCTTAAGTTCGAGGATACAAATGTTGTAAAAGGAAATGAGTATTACTATGCGGTTACAGCCATTGATAATGGGACTCAGAATACCGTAAGTCCTTTTACAGGAATGAGGCTTGAAAGCTCAAGGTTTATTAATATGTCAACATGGAGTGCAGTGGTGGGGGTGGATCCTTCTGATGTAAAGCCCGAAATGCATTTTACATATGCTCTCAGGCAGAATTACCCTAATCCTTTTAATCCTGCAACAACCTTGGTTTATCAGATCCCTCAGAGTGATAAGGTTGTTCTGAAAGTCTTTGACGTGCTGGGGCGCGAAGTGGCCACACTGGTCAACCAGGAGCAGAAGGCAGGGGAGCACAGTGTAAGATTCGACGGTTCCGCGCTTCCAAGCGGGATATATATTTACAGCATTCAGGCCGGGCAGTTCAGGTATTCCAGGAAACTGATGCTGCTGAAGTGA
- a CDS encoding M48 family metalloprotease yields the protein MNFIGNLIPQSLVYSFGWTIIHSFWQGAIIAICLEIVLYFLKNSSARTRYAVSLVFSILLVISSVITFINYLDSSEGLNISNYSFDSYKTVNISSEKNAAQGSYYSKSKSAVVSALSLSSQYHYYITAIWMFGAILLLIKFLAGLAFQRYIRNSAFNMNSEFQSIADNAMRKLNYKGSIPVVESIKSKVPMVIGYFKPVILLPVGIFTGLSSEQIELILAHEIAHIIRKDTLVNIFLVITEIVFFYNPAFWWISSKIKFERECSCDDLAMSTTNYPFDYAKALAAVLENSLSVPHYSLALFNRKSHALKRVERVIKPSGMQPSFKEGSIILLVLVMSMFVSITAKVNSRHVTSPSILAIDTNRTKTGDSIKKAETKTVPKNIKSGSATDTTKSGNSSDEYVVRKFGTGTWDGKGVNTDRGSYKHVTLQWKNNIVTRLSIDGKEINPRDFRNYPDLIYFDEHMPSFDFRSGHGKKRNYNYGNGSMSAGQMTIGNKTYNHVQLIWKNYTPVYLVVEGKEIDKADYGKYSDIIDSHIEKRPNANPEIK from the coding sequence ATGAATTTCATCGGTAATCTGATCCCGCAATCTCTTGTTTACAGCTTTGGATGGACAATAATTCACTCTTTCTGGCAGGGCGCTATTATTGCCATTTGCCTGGAAATTGTCTTATATTTTCTGAAAAACTCCTCTGCCAGGACCAGATATGCTGTCTCTTTAGTATTCTCAATTCTTTTAGTTATTTCCTCAGTTATTACCTTTATTAATTATTTGGACTCAAGTGAGGGGCTGAATATAAGCAATTACTCATTTGACAGTTATAAAACAGTAAATATTTCTTCTGAAAAAAATGCAGCTCAGGGATCCTATTACTCAAAAAGCAAATCTGCTGTTGTAAGTGCACTGTCCCTGAGCAGTCAGTATCATTATTATATAACTGCAATTTGGATGTTTGGGGCGATTCTGCTGCTGATCAAATTTTTAGCCGGACTGGCGTTCCAGAGATATATAAGAAACAGTGCATTTAACATGAATTCTGAATTCCAGAGTATTGCAGATAATGCAATGAGGAAATTAAATTATAAAGGTTCAATTCCTGTTGTGGAATCAATAAAATCCAAAGTGCCGATGGTTATTGGTTATTTTAAGCCGGTAATTCTTTTACCAGTCGGAATATTTACAGGACTGTCCAGTGAACAGATAGAACTGATACTTGCTCATGAGATAGCCCATATAATAAGGAAAGACACTTTAGTTAACATATTTCTTGTGATAACTGAGATCGTTTTCTTTTATAACCCTGCTTTCTGGTGGATATCTTCCAAAATCAAATTCGAAAGAGAATGTTCGTGTGATGACCTTGCAATGTCCACAACTAATTATCCATTCGACTATGCAAAGGCTTTGGCCGCTGTATTGGAAAATTCCCTTAGTGTTCCTCACTATTCATTAGCATTATTTAACAGGAAAAGCCACGCCCTGAAAAGGGTGGAAAGAGTAATAAAACCCTCGGGAATGCAGCCTTCATTTAAAGAAGGATCCATAATACTGCTGGTTTTGGTTATGAGCATGTTTGTTTCAATTACTGCAAAAGTAAACTCCAGGCATGTTACCAGCCCTTCCATTTTGGCTATAGATACAAACAGAACTAAAACCGGTGATTCGATTAAAAAGGCTGAAACGAAAACTGTCCCTAAAAATATCAAGTCCGGATCTGCAACAGATACCACGAAATCCGGTAATTCTTCGGATGAGTATGTTGTCAGGAAATTCGGGACAGGCACCTGGGATGGCAAAGGAGTAAATACTGACAGAGGTTCGTATAAACATGTTACATTGCAATGGAAGAATAATATAGTAACCCGTTTATCTATTGATGGAAAGGAAATTAATCCCAGAGATTTCAGGAATTATCCTGATTTAATATATTTCGATGAACACATGCCGTCTTTCGACTTCAGGTCCGGCCATGGCAAGAAAAGGAATTATAATTATGGGAATGGATCAATGAGTGCCGGTCAGATGACAATAGGAAATAAGACATATAATCATGTCCAATTGATCTGGAAGAATTATACTCCGGTTTATTTAGTTGTTGAGGGAAAGGAAATTGACAAAGCTGATTATGGTAAATATTCCGATATAATTGATTCTCATATTGAAAAGAGACCCAACGCAAATCCGGAAATAAAATAA
- a CDS encoding BlaI/MecI/CopY family transcriptional regulator, which produces MKKGNPPIPTEAELEILRILWENGRATVKFVNDRINERRETGYTTTLKLMQIMAEKGILMRDTEGKSHIYSPAFEEKETQKILLNKFLDAAFGGSAMKLAMQLLGNRKTSSKELEQIKELINKIERGEK; this is translated from the coding sequence ATGAAAAAAGGAAATCCGCCAATTCCAACAGAAGCAGAACTGGAGATTTTAAGGATCCTTTGGGAAAATGGTAGGGCTACAGTGAAGTTTGTAAATGACAGGATTAACGAAAGACGGGAAACAGGATATACTACAACTTTGAAGCTTATGCAGATTATGGCTGAGAAGGGAATATTAATGCGCGACACGGAAGGGAAAAGCCACATTTACTCACCTGCATTTGAAGAAAAGGAAACACAAAAAATCCTGTTGAACAAGTTCCTTGATGCTGCCTTTGGGGGTTCGGCAATGAAACTGGCAATGCAGCTCTTAGGCAACCGGAAAACTTCCAGTAAAGAGCTCGAACAAATAAAGGAATTAATCAATAAAATTGAGAGAGGTGAAAAATGA